The following proteins come from a genomic window of Iamia sp. SCSIO 61187:
- a CDS encoding RNA methyltransferase, with protein MLDDPTDPRLAVFMGLRDHDLRRRREAPGGDMQGVFVAEGELVAGRALTAGYQALSAMVDGARDDPLPPGLPADVPVHRVGPAVVAAVTGYQTHRGALVAFARRRLPDPAEVLASARRVVVAEGVVNPTNMGVILRSAAALGVDALLLDPASCDPLYRRANRASMGLGFALPHARLRPLPDGLAPVRDAGFTVVALTPAPDAVDLHAWADAVDADARVAMVLGSEGPGLTEATEAAADVRARIPLAVGVDSLNVGVAAGIACYVLGRARFDGRAR; from the coding sequence GTGCTGGACGACCCGACCGACCCGCGCCTGGCGGTGTTCATGGGCCTGCGCGACCACGACCTGCGCCGCCGCCGGGAGGCGCCCGGCGGCGACATGCAGGGCGTGTTCGTGGCCGAGGGCGAGCTGGTCGCCGGCCGAGCCCTGACCGCCGGCTACCAGGCCCTGTCGGCCATGGTGGACGGGGCGCGCGACGACCCGCTGCCCCCGGGGCTGCCCGCCGACGTGCCCGTCCACCGGGTCGGGCCGGCCGTCGTCGCCGCCGTCACCGGCTACCAGACCCACCGGGGCGCGCTGGTGGCGTTCGCCCGCCGCCGCCTGCCCGACCCGGCCGAGGTGCTGGCCTCGGCCCGGCGGGTGGTGGTGGCCGAGGGTGTGGTCAACCCGACCAACATGGGCGTGATCCTCCGCAGCGCCGCCGCCCTCGGCGTCGACGCCCTGCTGCTCGACCCGGCGTCGTGCGACCCCCTCTACCGGCGGGCCAACCGGGCGTCGATGGGGCTCGGCTTCGCCCTGCCCCACGCCCGGCTGCGGCCGCTGCCCGACGGCCTGGCCCCGGTGCGGGACGCGGGCTTCACGGTCGTCGCCCTGACCCCCGCGCCCGACGCCGTCGACCTCCACGCCTGGGCCGACGCCGTGGACGCCGACGCCCGCGTCGCCATGGTCCTCGGGTCCGAGGGCCCCGGCCTGACCGAGGCGACCGAGGCCGCCGCCGACGTGCGGGCCCGGATCCCGCTCGCCGTCGGGGTGGACTCGCTCAACGTCGGCGTCGCCGCCGGCATCGCCTGCTACGTGCTGGGTCGGGCCCGGTTCGACGGCCGAGCCCGTTAG
- a CDS encoding metallophosphoesterase, whose product MDDADDRRRRWVPSLPRWLPRRDSLPSLPGWLPRRDSLPSRPGWLPRRDRLPSPPAWLRRLGRIALTVAIAVVGGTIGVMAFGDTPAEVGPFDATFSARPSLAGGTEVHLAPLGRITLDSHRGPLGLDLRVDELQADEARAIAEDPTLLEGLEAELDDEVRSAVQRLALRIVVTATVGGAVLSGLRRFRPREVLIGGLVALLATVGSMGVAARTWRSESLAEPRYSGVLALAPTAVGDARDVLDRLDDYSAQLAGLVENVAVLYQAGDSIRSFQRDSSTVAVLHVSDLHLNPQAFTLIERVVAQFAVDVVVDTGDINDWGTELEGRFVELIEDVGAPYLYVRGNHDSLATQRAVGRQENAFVLDDSTVTVGGLRFWGIGDPRFTPDKERAGSGEDQQEVADAFADDTAAGLRDSAGVQRVDVALVHDPRTAAELGGLVPLVLAGHTHRRAVDDLGDGTLLRVEGSTGGAGLRSLQRDEPVPLQASILYFDRTDGTLRAVDGITVAGVAQSDVRIEREVVAPPDEDADGDDPQADDEGPDPDDGDATTTTEG is encoded by the coding sequence GTGGACGACGCCGACGACCGCCGCAGGCGCTGGGTCCCGTCGCTCCCGAGGTGGCTGCCCCGGCGAGACAGCCTCCCGTCGCTGCCGGGGTGGCTGCCCCGGCGAGACAGCCTCCCGTCGCGGCCGGGGTGGCTGCCCCGGCGGGACCGCCTCCCGTCGCCGCCGGCCTGGCTCCGTCGGCTGGGCCGGATCGCCCTCACCGTGGCCATCGCCGTGGTGGGCGGGACCATCGGCGTGATGGCCTTCGGCGACACCCCGGCCGAGGTCGGGCCGTTCGACGCCACCTTCTCGGCCCGACCGTCCCTCGCCGGGGGGACCGAGGTCCACCTGGCCCCGCTGGGGCGGATCACCCTCGACTCCCACCGCGGGCCGCTCGGCCTCGACCTGCGGGTCGACGAGCTCCAGGCCGACGAGGCCCGGGCCATCGCCGAGGACCCGACGCTGCTCGAGGGGCTGGAGGCCGAGCTCGACGACGAGGTGCGGTCGGCCGTGCAGCGGCTGGCCCTCCGCATCGTCGTCACCGCCACCGTCGGCGGGGCCGTCCTGTCCGGGCTGCGGCGGTTCCGGCCTCGCGAGGTGCTGATCGGCGGGCTCGTGGCCCTGCTGGCCACGGTCGGCTCGATGGGCGTGGCCGCCCGGACGTGGCGCTCCGAGTCGTTGGCCGAGCCCCGCTACTCGGGCGTCCTCGCCCTCGCCCCGACGGCGGTGGGCGACGCCCGGGACGTGCTCGATCGGCTCGACGACTACAGCGCCCAGCTCGCCGGGCTGGTCGAGAACGTGGCCGTGCTCTACCAGGCGGGTGACTCGATCCGCTCGTTCCAGCGCGACAGCAGCACCGTGGCCGTGCTCCACGTGAGCGACCTCCACCTCAACCCGCAGGCCTTCACCCTCATCGAGCGGGTCGTCGCCCAGTTCGCCGTCGACGTGGTCGTCGACACCGGCGACATCAACGACTGGGGCACCGAGCTCGAGGGTCGGTTCGTCGAGCTGATCGAGGACGTGGGCGCGCCCTACCTCTACGTGCGGGGCAACCACGACTCGCTGGCGACCCAGCGCGCCGTGGGCCGGCAGGAGAACGCCTTCGTCCTCGACGACAGCACCGTGACCGTCGGCGGGCTGCGCTTCTGGGGCATCGGCGACCCGCGCTTCACGCCCGACAAGGAGCGGGCCGGCAGCGGCGAGGACCAGCAGGAGGTGGCCGACGCCTTCGCCGACGACACCGCCGCCGGCCTGCGCGACTCCGCCGGGGTCCAGCGCGTCGACGTGGCCCTGGTGCACGACCCCCGCACCGCCGCCGAGCTGGGCGGGCTCGTGCCGCTGGTCCTGGCCGGCCACACCCACCGCCGCGCCGTCGACGACCTGGGCGACGGCACCCTGCTCCGGGTCGAGGGGTCGACCGGCGGGGCCGGCCTGCGCAGCCTCCAGCGGGACGAGCCGGTGCCGCTCCAGGCCTCGATCCTCTACTTCGACCGGACCGACGGGACGCTGCGGGCCGTCGACGGCATCACCGTGGCCGGCGTGGCCCAGAGCGACGTCCGCATCGAGCGCGAGGTCGTCGCCCCGCCTGACGAGGACGCCGACGGGGACGACCCGCAGGCCGACGACGAGGGCCCGGACCCCGACGACGGGGACGCCACCACGACCACCGAGGGCTGA
- a CDS encoding glucose 1-dehydrogenase yields the protein MILDRFRLDRKVAIVTGSGQGIGRACALAFAEAGADVVVSSRTPADVEAVAAEVEALGRRALALPADVMDDAALEELVGRAATELGRLDILVNNAGGTPPRAAMDTSAGFMERAFRFNAVQPFQLAKLAARAMVDTAGEGAILNVSSRSSQQVVPGFTAYGTAKAALNKITTSLAVEWAPRVRVNALSVGAVATRSLDVVMTDEGMRTALEAGTPMGRAGEPTDIAAAALWLCSPAGAWITGKVVEVDGGAETTVLSLPTPPLEPTP from the coding sequence GTGATCCTCGACCGCTTCCGCCTGGACAGGAAGGTGGCCATCGTGACCGGCAGCGGCCAGGGCATCGGCCGGGCCTGCGCCCTGGCCTTCGCCGAGGCCGGGGCCGACGTCGTCGTCTCGTCCCGCACCCCCGCCGACGTGGAGGCGGTGGCCGCCGAGGTGGAGGCGCTCGGCCGCCGGGCCCTCGCCCTGCCCGCCGACGTGATGGACGACGCCGCCCTGGAGGAGCTCGTCGGCCGGGCCGCGACCGAGCTGGGCCGGCTCGACATCCTGGTCAACAACGCCGGCGGGACGCCGCCGCGGGCGGCCATGGACACCAGCGCCGGCTTCATGGAGCGGGCCTTCCGGTTCAACGCCGTCCAGCCCTTCCAGCTGGCCAAGCTGGCGGCCCGGGCGATGGTCGACACCGCCGGCGAGGGGGCGATCCTGAACGTGTCGTCCCGGTCGAGCCAGCAGGTCGTCCCCGGCTTCACCGCCTACGGCACGGCCAAGGCCGCCCTCAACAAGATCACGACGAGCCTGGCGGTGGAGTGGGCGCCGCGGGTCCGGGTCAACGCCCTGTCGGTGGGGGCGGTGGCGACCCGGTCGCTCGACGTGGTGATGACCGACGAGGGCATGCGCACCGCCCTCGAGGCGGGGACGCCGATGGGTCGGGCCGGCGAGCCCACCGACATCGCCGCCGCCGCCCTCTGGCTGTGCTCCCCCGCCGGCGCCTGGATCACCGGCAAGGTGGTCGAGGTCGACGGCGGCGCCGAGACCACCGTCCTGTCGCTCCCCACGCCCCCGCTCGAGCCCACCCCCTGA